In Methanobrevibacter sp., the following proteins share a genomic window:
- a CDS encoding SGNH/GDSL hydrolase family protein: MIKYHKKILTILLLFALLFLTIGCISASDNVTDANSTEQYNANNISTVNNTVNDESDAHLSNSSNSSSNFNNNSLITYDDAYEKTTMEYSSIISDYTSGNVIYNVKVYSVLNFNGTKYKDPKYNSLVKLRVYTGSNYKTYSAYIGNDGIASIKVPNLSIGYHKVEIFFDNVKRATSYIKVIKSTTKVYAPAKTIKFRKNTSYKIKVLDTHNNYVKYVILKVKVYTGTKYKTYSLKTNYKGIATFKTSGLSLGTHKIIISTSNKNYKVSKTSKIVIKRTVSSITTLKAIASAKTVQKGNSYDIKIVNAYDDPVKKVSLKINVYTGKKIKAYYATTNTNGIALLKTSTMSLGSHKLIITSNTKNYRISKSSSVTVSKSVPSNTIKTTVLKNVTYYPTSDGKYKVKLGWISKAGSSYQVLRKTNGSYALLSTVKSTSSVATFTDEIDDSAKYIYSVREIIVKSGTNILGPYDSEGLKLLKSPNVSVDFQNLKAEITWDKVKGATKYIIFRKVGRDGSFKSIGSVSANVFSYTDVYSKSASQLSSILNSGTFADPSFNSLFYTVRACTSKTAYSITKTSYGLYLVDGDFHLEAPCIVSLKDNKIKWGKVPNADGYLILKMNSTDEDWVVIGNVTQKSSTTITLNLDDVDNDSYYTVKAFAVKNGQIVYSDFDTGFSLMNYSQENSKYRILYFGDSITYGSPYKSTSTRHIFSIPYRVAELLGCVYYNPSIPGSTYHDLGQKNGVNIENTNYYRYRICREVVDAIAVGNLPGNWKDLDTSKNSEGETNTSIDDYNIVVLSAGTNDYLDNTILGSINSKDTKTFYGALNHIMDKIEEASKMRVERGEEPIKVVFVDLYYSDRTYTNSIRENRDVTPNKIGLTLTDYQDALDNIYDKWNSCEYLTLYNFDTRAYDIVNQDNCPYTASDNLHFSKFTYGQYGNAFASFLEENVFSD; the protein is encoded by the coding sequence TTGATTAAATATCATAAGAAAATTTTAACAATTTTATTATTATTTGCATTATTGTTTTTAACAATCGGTTGTATTTCCGCAAGCGATAATGTCACTGATGCTAATTCAACAGAACAGTATAATGCAAATAATATTTCTACGGTAAATAATACAGTAAATGATGAATCTGATGCTCATTTGAGTAATTCAAGCAATTCTTCTTCTAATTTTAATAATAATTCATTAATTACATATGATGATGCATACGAAAAGACCACCATGGAATACTCTTCCATCATATCTGACTATACATCAGGAAATGTAATCTACAATGTTAAAGTCTATTCAGTATTGAATTTCAATGGAACTAAATATAAAGACCCTAAATATAACTCTCTTGTCAAATTAAGAGTATATACTGGTAGTAATTATAAAACTTATTCTGCATATATAGGTAATGACGGTATAGCTTCAATTAAAGTGCCTAATTTATCAATAGGATATCACAAAGTTGAAATATTTTTCGATAATGTGAAAAGGGCAACATCCTATATCAAGGTAATCAAATCCACAACAAAAGTTTACGCTCCAGCCAAGACCATAAAATTCAGGAAAAATACCAGCTATAAAATCAAGGTTTTGGATACACACAACAATTACGTTAAATATGTTATTCTTAAAGTTAAGGTGTATACCGGAACTAAATATAAAACATATAGTCTCAAGACAAACTATAAAGGTATAGCAACATTTAAAACCAGTGGCTTGTCCTTGGGAACCCATAAGATTATTATAAGTACATCCAACAAGAATTATAAAGTCAGTAAAACTTCAAAGATTGTAATTAAAAGAACTGTTTCTTCAATTACAACATTAAAAGCGATTGCATCTGCTAAAACGGTGCAGAAAGGCAATTCATATGATATTAAAATTGTGAATGCATATGATGATCCTGTAAAAAAAGTTTCACTCAAAATCAATGTCTATACAGGTAAGAAAATTAAGGCATACTATGCTACAACCAATACCAATGGTATAGCGTTGCTTAAAACAAGTACAATGTCACTGGGAAGTCATAAATTAATCATCACTTCAAATACTAAAAACTACAGAATCAGCAAAAGCTCTTCTGTGACAGTAAGCAAATCAGTTCCTTCAAATACCATTAAAACTACAGTATTGAAAAACGTGACCTATTATCCAACATCAGATGGAAAGTATAAGGTTAAATTAGGTTGGATTTCAAAGGCTGGAAGTTCATATCAAGTTTTAAGAAAAACAAATGGAAGCTATGCATTGCTTTCTACAGTCAAATCCACTTCATCTGTTGCAACATTCACTGATGAAATAGATGACAGTGCCAAATACATATACTCCGTTAGGGAAATAATTGTAAAAAGCGGCACTAACATTTTAGGACCATATGATTCAGAGGGTTTAAAGTTATTGAAAAGCCCTAACGTGTCTGTAGATTTCCAGAACCTTAAAGCAGAAATCACATGGGACAAAGTTAAAGGTGCAACAAAATATATTATTTTCAGAAAGGTTGGCCGTGACGGATCATTTAAATCCATAGGAAGCGTTAGTGCAAACGTATTCAGTTATACTGATGTTTATTCAAAATCCGCTAGCCAATTAAGCAGCATTCTCAACAGTGGCACATTTGCAGATCCAAGTTTCAATAGTCTGTTTTATACAGTACGTGCATGCACATCCAAAACTGCATATAGCATCACAAAGACCAGTTATGGTTTATACTTGGTTGATGGTGATTTTCATCTGGAAGCTCCATGTATCGTTTCACTTAAAGATAATAAAATTAAATGGGGTAAAGTTCCAAATGCCGACGGATATCTGATTCTTAAGATGAACAGTACTGATGAGGACTGGGTTGTTATAGGTAACGTTACTCAAAAATCATCAACAACAATTACATTGAATTTGGATGATGTTGATAATGATTCATATTATACTGTAAAGGCATTTGCAGTTAAAAATGGTCAGATTGTCTATAGTGATTTTGACACAGGATTTTCTCTAATGAACTACTCACAGGAAAATTCAAAATATAGAATATTGTACTTTGGAGACAGCATTACATATGGTTCACCGTATAAATCAACTTCAACAAGACACATATTCTCCATTCCATATAGGGTAGCTGAATTGCTTGGATGCGTTTACTATAATCCTTCCATTCCAGGTTCCACTTACCATGATTTGGGACAGAAAAATGGAGTGAACATTGAAAATACAAATTATTACAGATATCGTATTTGTAGGGAAGTTGTTGACGCGATAGCTGTTGGAAATCTCCCTGGAAACTGGAAAGATCTTGATACTTCAAAAAACAGTGAAGGGGAAACTAATACTTCCATAGATGATTACAATATTGTTGTTTTATCCGCAGGAACCAATGACTATCTTGACAATACAATTTTGGGATCAATAAATTCCAAAGATACAAAGACTTTCTATGGTGCATTAAACCATATTATGGATAAAATAGAAGAAGCAAGCAAAATGCGTGTTGAAAGAGGTGAAGAACCTATTAAAGTAGTCTTTGTCGATTTATATTATTCTGACCGTACATATACTAATTCAATAAGGGAAAACAGGGATGTTACTCCAAACAAGATTGGTTTAACATTAACTGATTATCAGGATGCTTTAGATAACATATACGATAAATGGAACAGCTGTGAATATTTAACATTATATAATTTCGATACAAGGGCTTATGACATTGTTAATCAGGACAATTGTCCATATACTGCATCAGACAATTTGCATTTCTCAAAATTCACTTATGGACAATATGGTAATGCATTTGCAAGTTTCCTTGAAGAAAATGTTTTTTCTGATTAG
- a CDS encoding LicD family protein codes for MEFDEICKKYDVKYLLAAGASLGAVRNRSFMPWDDDIDLYITRENWNKLRHILETEENVLPEGRSFVYKENTPYYSNVLPRYIDDTTTTLYRNQALAGKACGQHLELFIFDPIPSDETEKQEYLDLLHVYTELVSPYFIVNKHATYENWDRHYNLYKKYCDRIDKEGEDKVINELEAILQQYSIDDCNEYCMCWGTKDYIYDKKLFQEGQMGMFEGKEFPIGIHPEGILRIAYGDSWMYVPEVEEQIVHNGIKEGERSFKDYTDKYLHKINRESAFEKFKINKRNNIDTFYLRQKREMLVTKEKVLVGCMHFKYNFKENEDSLRSLLENGEYLELSEKFSEYSSLQGNSNVRKYKITVPITDQNLATFLLNLLKQGKYYDINKYLSIRKLSEAPLTDELKSIEKEVEFCRKLSIARYDDKDESLVQKLIDDYDGIVTDLLDILRAKLWIEEINAKSTEDYNEIDRLCDEILEKYSFDGETMAIQAKAKSELGQNDESIELYKKAIMNTRNGLIWQKVEDECGISRMEMEREIIEGEQ; via the coding sequence GTGGAATTTGATGAAATCTGTAAAAAGTATGATGTCAAATATCTTTTGGCTGCAGGTGCATCATTGGGTGCAGTCAGAAATCGTAGCTTTATGCCATGGGATGATGATATTGATTTATACATTACAAGAGAAAATTGGAATAAATTAAGGCATATCCTGGAAACAGAAGAGAATGTTCTCCCAGAAGGCCGTTCTTTTGTATATAAGGAAAACACTCCATATTACTCCAATGTACTTCCAAGATATATTGATGATACTACAACAACACTTTATAGAAATCAGGCTTTGGCTGGAAAAGCTTGCGGCCAACATTTAGAATTGTTCATATTTGATCCGATTCCAAGTGATGAAACGGAAAAACAGGAATATCTTGACTTATTACATGTTTATACTGAATTGGTTTCACCTTACTTTATTGTAAACAAGCATGCAACCTATGAAAATTGGGACAGACACTACAATCTCTATAAAAAATACTGCGATAGGATTGATAAGGAAGGTGAAGATAAAGTAATCAATGAACTTGAAGCTATACTGCAACAGTATTCCATTGATGATTGTAACGAGTATTGTATGTGTTGGGGAACAAAGGATTATATCTACGACAAGAAGCTATTCCAGGAAGGTCAAATGGGAATGTTTGAAGGTAAAGAATTCCCAATCGGTATACACCCGGAAGGTATTCTAAGAATAGCTTACGGAGATAGTTGGATGTATGTTCCTGAAGTTGAAGAGCAGATTGTTCATAATGGAATAAAAGAAGGTGAGAGATCTTTTAAAGATTACACTGATAAGTATCTCCATAAGATTAATCGTGAATCTGCATTTGAAAAGTTCAAGATTAATAAACGTAACAACATTGATACATTCTATCTTCGTCAAAAAAGGGAAATGTTAGTTACAAAAGAGAAAGTTCTAGTTGGATGCATGCATTTCAAATATAACTTTAAGGAAAATGAGGATTCATTGCGTTCCTTGCTTGAAAATGGAGAATATTTGGAATTGTCTGAAAAGTTTAGCGAATATTCATCATTGCAGGGAAATAGTAATGTCAGAAAATATAAGATTACTGTTCCGATAACTGATCAGAATCTTGCAACATTCCTATTGAATCTATTGAAACAGGGAAAATATTATGATATCAACAAATATCTAAGCATCCGTAAATTAAGTGAAGCTCCACTTACTGATGAATTGAAATCAATTGAAAAAGAAGTTGAATTCTGCAGAAAATTATCCATAGCAAGATATGATGATAAGGATGAAAGTTTAGTTCAGAAACTCATTGATGATTATGATGGTATTGTCACTGACCTACTGGATATTCTTAGGGCAAAACTATGGATTGAGGAAATCAATGCAAAATCCACTGAAGATTATAATGAAATTGATAGGTTATGTGATGAGATATTGGAAAAATATTCATTTGACGGTGAGACCATGGCAATTCAGGCAAAAGCTAAATCTGAATTAGGTCAAAATGATGAATCAATTGAGTTATATAAAAAAGCAATTATGAATACTAGAAACGGATTGATATGGCAAAAAGTAGAGGATGAATGTGGCATTAGCCGTATGGAAATGGAACGTGAAATAATTGAGGGGGAACAATAA
- a CDS encoding DUF3482 domain-containing protein translates to MDDEIPIKRKIEKKRHTLLDRIKTTKEFVEDTAINVVTAPKEIVDDVLRQKENNMPQKGFEESLKYIMEHNKSKVEFPVDSKSKEKISKMLSPEIVGSAGGLIGAAATVGLIGSTLGAGALIGGVIAKNSKDMSWVGAELVILEEELVISKIHTSFR, encoded by the coding sequence ATGGATGATGAAATCCCAATTAAAAGAAAAATAGAAAAAAAGAGACATACACTTTTAGACAGGATTAAAACAACAAAGGAATTTGTTGAAGACACTGCAATCAATGTGGTTACAGCACCTAAGGAAATAGTTGATGATGTGCTCAGGCAAAAAGAAAACAATATGCCTCAGAAAGGCTTTGAAGAGTCTTTAAAATATATCATGGAGCATAATAAGTCAAAAGTTGAATTTCCTGTTGACTCCAAATCAAAAGAAAAGATATCCAAAATGCTTTCACCTGAAATAGTCGGAAGTGCAGGAGGCTTGATTGGAGCTGCTGCAACCGTAGGACTTATAGGTTCAACACTTGGTGCCGGTGCATTGATCGGTGGAGTAATAGCTAAAAACTCCAAAGACATGTCCTGGGTTGGGGCGGAACTTGTAATCCTTGAGGAGGAACTTGTCATTTCAAAAATTCACACTTCATTTCGATGA
- a CDS encoding zinc-ribbon domain-containing protein — MSKFCPKCGEKLTDEAKFCKNCGASLENRQTNTQNFQQSNQYYQVPKVENEHKAATIIGYICAVLIPLFGLIFGIYLVTRNDSDKANRHGKIIIGVSVIIWIISFLLMR, encoded by the coding sequence ATGTCAAAATTCTGTCCAAAATGTGGTGAAAAATTAACAGATGAAGCTAAATTCTGCAAAAACTGCGGAGCAAGTCTGGAAAACAGACAAACAAATACTCAAAATTTCCAGCAATCAAACCAGTATTATCAAGTTCCAAAAGTTGAAAATGAACACAAAGCCGCAACAATCATAGGTTATATCTGTGCTGTTTTAATACCTCTGTTTGGATTGATTTTTGGTATTTATTTGGTAACCCGTAATGACTCTGATAAAGCAAACCGTCACGGAAAGATTATAATTGGTGTTTCTGTAATAATTTGGATCATATCATTCTTATTAATGAGATGA
- a CDS encoding SseB family protein yields MTNHKHLRTVIEDIYSNGNKLTEELTARLIHEFRYSNLYIPAKRENDTLNFIIYEDGDTKFTPLFTDMDEFRKFYKNDESIQILQNPFELYQNVLKTTDIGGYVLNPASEKYLFQKEFILAIDNIPKTNFYTTNPYSEEELLALKKSADNKDLEEFISNRANIGDFEGLFEKMAQSQLLALMLSDLKLKNEMTSLKESGPVASMYTDKVGGIYATVFTSEEKMNAVNTKKHKYSQLVNLATLVNFILTEDMDGLILNPETDNVLVPRTTLLRYSLGFEMYANDERLSEAMFYLFKII; encoded by the coding sequence ATGACTAATCACAAACACCTACGTACTGTTATTGAAGACATATATTCAAATGGAAATAAACTAACTGAAGAACTCACTGCTCGTCTGATACATGAATTCAGATACTCCAACTTGTATATTCCCGCCAAAAGGGAAAATGATACCTTAAATTTCATTATCTATGAAGATGGTGATACAAAATTCACTCCATTGTTTACGGATATGGATGAATTCAGGAAGTTCTATAAAAATGATGAATCCATTCAGATTTTACAGAACCCGTTTGAATTATACCAAAATGTCCTCAAAACAACAGATATTGGAGGTTATGTCTTAAATCCTGCTTCTGAAAAGTATCTCTTCCAGAAGGAATTCATATTGGCAATAGACAATATTCCAAAAACTAATTTTTACACTACAAACCCGTATTCAGAAGAGGAATTATTGGCTTTAAAAAAATCAGCTGACAATAAAGATCTTGAAGAGTTCATTTCAAACAGGGCCAATATCGGTGACTTTGAAGGATTGTTTGAGAAGATGGCGCAATCACAGCTGCTTGCACTGATGCTTTCTGACTTGAAGCTCAAAAATGAGATGACTTCACTTAAGGAAAGCGGACCTGTCGCTTCAATGTATACTGACAAGGTTGGAGGAATCTATGCAACAGTATTTACCTCAGAAGAAAAGATGAATGCGGTAAACACCAAAAAGCACAAGTATTCCCAACTGGTAAATCTTGCAACTCTTGTCAATTTCATCCTGACTGAGGATATGGACGGTCTTATTTTAAATCCTGAAACTGATAATGTTCTGGTTCCAAGAACTACACTTCTCAGATATTCTCTTGGCTTTGAGATGTATGCAAATGATGAAAGGTTATCAGAAGCCATGTTTTATCTCTTTAAAATAATATAA
- a CDS encoding AAA family ATPase, which yields MLEWTICKNCGTILDNSQNKCPNCQGEVEKANIDYLKDYLNNLNFLLKTLNIFTPYCSSTKDMSNITLESIIIDDLFKYFSYLGLGDGKVTDNEVEFINSLLNTNFSKEDITALADAKIDTLPYSFKCIEEVDEYCQNFDMHQLNSCNELFNCFKIFGKFFITVDNELDEDVLKIYSNYITKLEDSLKSKNVTIKPIDRPNNKTMPEEEKHSFDEYMDELNKLVGLEKVKKDVNSLINLVQIRKLRAERGIKQPPMSLHLVFSGNPGTGKTTVARLLSKIYHEIGLLSKGHLIETDRSGLVGGYVGQTAIKTQEVIQSALGGILFIDEAYSLTSKSENDYGNEAIDTLLKAMEDHRDDLIVIVAGYPALMEKFLYSNPGLESRFNKFICFEDYNEDELYNIFWLMCEDSSLTLDAPGDKYINDYFKRIYENRSPNFANGRAVRNLFEEVITNQANRLAAKDNITDEELNTLTYEDFLVDENE from the coding sequence ATGTTGGAGTGGACCATTTGTAAAAACTGCGGTACAATATTGGATAATTCTCAAAATAAATGTCCAAATTGTCAAGGGGAAGTCGAAAAAGCAAATATTGATTATCTAAAAGATTATCTAAACAATTTGAACTTTCTTTTAAAGACATTGAATATTTTTACTCCATACTGCAGTTCCACAAAGGACATGTCAAATATCACACTGGAAAGCATCATAATCGATGATTTGTTTAAATACTTTTCATATCTTGGTTTGGGAGATGGCAAAGTCACAGACAATGAAGTTGAATTCATAAATTCACTTTTGAACACCAATTTTTCAAAAGAAGATATTACAGCTTTGGCTGATGCTAAAATCGATACACTGCCATATTCCTTCAAATGCATTGAAGAAGTGGATGAGTACTGCCAAAACTTTGATATGCATCAGCTTAACTCCTGCAATGAACTGTTCAACTGCTTTAAGATATTTGGAAAATTCTTCATAACTGTCGATAATGAGCTTGACGAGGATGTACTGAAAATCTATTCCAATTATATTACAAAGCTGGAAGATTCTCTTAAAAGCAAAAACGTTACAATCAAACCGATTGACCGTCCAAATAACAAAACAATGCCTGAAGAGGAAAAACATTCATTTGATGAATATATGGATGAACTGAATAAGCTTGTTGGCCTTGAAAAGGTTAAAAAGGATGTCAATTCATTAATCAATCTGGTTCAAATCAGAAAGCTAAGAGCAGAACGTGGAATCAAACAGCCGCCGATGAGCCTTCATCTGGTTTTTTCAGGAAATCCCGGAACCGGAAAGACAACAGTTGCTAGACTGTTGTCCAAAATATATCACGAAATCGGTTTATTGTCAAAGGGACATCTCATTGAAACCGACCGCTCAGGTCTTGTTGGCGGATATGTCGGACAGACTGCAATTAAAACCCAGGAAGTCATCCAGTCTGCACTTGGTGGAATACTGTTTATCGATGAAGCTTACAGCTTAACATCAAAAAGTGAAAACGACTATGGAAACGAAGCAATAGACACACTTCTAAAGGCAATGGAAGACCACCGTGACGATTTGATTGTAATTGTAGCAGGATATCCTGCATTGATGGAAAAGTTCCTATACTCAAATCCCGGCCTTGAGTCAAGATTCAATAAATTCATCTGTTTTGAGGATTACAATGAAGATGAACTCTACAATATATTCTGGCTCATGTGTGAAGACTCATCACTAACGTTGGATGCTCCTGGAGATAAGTATATAAATGACTACTTTAAAAGAATATATGAAAATAGATCACCTAATTTTGCTAACGGAAGGGCTGTTAGAAATCTATTTGAAGAAGTGATAACTAATCAGGCTAACAGATTAGCTGCAAAAGACAATATAACTGACGAAGAATTAAATACTTTAACATACGAAGATTTTTTGGTTGATGAAAATGAGTGA
- a CDS encoding cation diffusion facilitator family transporter yields the protein MGTKLAGKAPDKNHPYGYGRIEYFASVIIAAIVLWAGVTAFMESWPKIFNPDVTAYTTVSLVIVAVAVLVKLGLGKYVKNVGEEINSQALVASGSDAFFDAILSLSTLIAAIVSIFFHISLEGILGVIISIVIIKASIDMLRETVDSMIGARVDPELSRKIKESICEVPGVYGAYDLSLHNYGPEDMHGSVHIEVDDDIPHMTFKN from the coding sequence ATCGGAACAAAGCTTGCAGGTAAGGCACCTGACAAGAACCATCCTTATGGATATGGACGTATTGAATACTTTGCATCAGTAATCATTGCAGCTATTGTGCTTTGGGCGGGAGTTACTGCATTTATGGAATCATGGCCAAAGATATTTAACCCTGATGTTACTGCATACACTACAGTTTCACTTGTCATCGTTGCAGTTGCAGTATTGGTAAAATTGGGACTTGGAAAATACGTTAAAAATGTTGGTGAAGAAATCAATTCACAGGCACTTGTAGCTTCCGGAAGCGATGCATTCTTTGATGCAATTTTATCCCTTTCAACATTAATCGCAGCTATCGTATCCATATTCTTCCACATTTCCCTTGAAGGAATTTTAGGTGTTATTATCTCCATTGTTATCATCAAGGCAAGTATTGATATGCTCAGGGAAACCGTTGACAGCATGATTGGTGCAAGGGTTGACCCGGAACTTTCCCGTAAAATAAAAGAATCAATATGTGAGGTTCCTGGAGTTTATGGAGCATATGATTTAAGCCTTCACAACTACGGACCTGAAGATATGCATGGATCAGTCCATATTGAGGTTGATGATGATATACCGCACATGACATTCAAAAATTAA
- a CDS encoding zinc ribbon domain-containing protein produces the protein MSEKICTNCGNKVDGNVNFCPKCKSQSFRNVNELAKPKATFVQNLLYKYQNNYYVLSKAKVGALITFIVFGTLAFQTPGTILISLIIAFLVYAMGYALRRALMDKNSRSQIYFKNNNLGLIQDLIHLFGYWQDRENGEYKISKTKLVSLIIFFIFACVGIAQVPGNPFAFFVFGFFFSAPAFAVGYAIHRFLTSRPVKKVAKKAEPLIEKTTGIKVEKPKTSSNTYNVHEFDKYRKKLSELSIMYEIKEKNARSLIEKRFTPPQLTYDRFIASVDNSTKMFNMHSDAVSNIIGLASQDSAKIDHEINNRLDILESLVKKMDELVNELVLSLNENEEEDNVSNVFEDMDSLIDSVKNY, from the coding sequence ATGAGTGAAAAAATTTGTACAAACTGCGGAAATAAAGTGGATGGAAATGTCAACTTCTGTCCCAAATGCAAATCACAATCATTTAGAAACGTTAATGAGCTTGCAAAGCCAAAAGCTACCTTTGTTCAGAATTTACTTTACAAATATCAGAACAATTATTATGTATTATCAAAAGCTAAGGTTGGAGCATTAATTACATTTATCGTATTTGGAACTTTAGCATTTCAAACTCCTGGAACAATATTAATTTCATTGATTATAGCATTTTTAGTTTATGCAATGGGTTATGCTCTTAGAAGAGCTTTAATGGATAAGAATAGCAGATCACAGATTTACTTTAAGAATAATAATTTAGGTTTAATTCAAGATTTAATACATTTATTCGGATATTGGCAGGATAGGGAAAATGGTGAATATAAAATATCAAAAACTAAACTAGTTTCACTTATTATCTTCTTTATCTTTGCGTGTGTTGGTATTGCACAAGTGCCGGGAAATCCATTTGCATTTTTCGTTTTCGGTTTTTTCTTTTCAGCACCAGCATTTGCCGTTGGATATGCAATCCACAGATTCCTCACTTCAAGACCTGTTAAAAAGGTAGCTAAAAAGGCAGAACCTTTAATTGAAAAAACAACCGGAATCAAGGTTGAAAAGCCAAAAACATCTTCAAATACATATAATGTACATGAATTTGACAAATACAGGAAAAAATTAAGTGAATTATCCATAATGTATGAAATCAAAGAGAAAAACGCAAGAAGTTTAATTGAAAAACGTTTCACACCACCTCAATTGACTTATGACAGATTCATTGCATCTGTTGACAACTCAACCAAGATGTTTAACATGCACTCAGATGCTGTTTCAAACATTATTGGGCTTGCTTCACAGGACAGTGCAAAAATAGATCATGAAATCAACAACAGACTTGACATTCTCGAGTCACTTGTCAAAAAGATGGATGAACTTGTAAATGAACTTGTATTGAGCTTAAATGAAAACGAAGAGGAAGACAATGTCTCCAATGTCTTTGAGGATATGGATAGCTTAATTGATTCTGTTAAAAATTATTGA
- a CDS encoding universal stress protein: MYSKIILPTDGSGYADQEIDRVTNLIKDDGEIIVLSVASKLTTSAFQRRKDVNELNKAFLEEAQDAVKNMEKKFPEGYNVKTVVKCGFPAETIIDVAEEENADLIVISASGKSGIHRFVIGSVAEKVLKLSDIDVLLVHNK; the protein is encoded by the coding sequence ATGTATAGTAAAATTATATTACCAACTGACGGGTCAGGATACGCTGACCAGGAAATTGACAGAGTAACTAATTTGATAAAAGACGATGGTGAAATAATAGTTTTATCCGTTGCAAGCAAATTAACAACCAGTGCTTTTCAAAGAAGAAAAGATGTTAATGAATTAAACAAAGCATTCTTAGAAGAAGCTCAGGATGCTGTTAAGAATATGGAAAAGAAGTTTCCTGAAGGATACAATGTTAAAACTGTTGTAAAATGCGGTTTTCCTGCTGAAACTATTATTGATGTTGCTGAAGAAGAAAATGCTGATTTGATTGTTATTTCTGCTTCAGGAAAAAGTGGAATCCATAGATTTGTTATTGGAAGTGTAGCTGAAAAAGTGCTCAAGCTTTCAGATATTGATGTTTTATTGGTCCACAATAAATAA
- a CDS encoding glutathione peroxidase: protein MSIYDFEVNDGEGNTVSLSQYKDKVLLIVNSATKCGFTPQYTELNEIYAEFNENGFEILDFPCNQFGGQAPRSTEEITQVCRSKWLVPYTIFDKIEVNGENESPLYTYLKKEQPFKGITGKGATKLKLVLTAVDRHYKDNDDIKWNFTKFLVDRQGNVIRRFEPTEDLNDVKEAIKSLL, encoded by the coding sequence ATGTCTATTTATGATTTTGAAGTAAACGATGGTGAAGGTAACACTGTTTCCCTTTCACAATATAAAGATAAAGTGCTTTTAATAGTAAACTCAGCTACCAAATGCGGTTTTACACCACAGTATACAGAATTGAATGAAATTTATGCAGAATTCAATGAAAACGGTTTTGAAATATTGGATTTTCCATGCAACCAGTTCGGAGGACAGGCACCGAGATCTACAGAAGAGATTACTCAAGTATGCCGTTCAAAATGGCTTGTTCCATACACAATTTTCGACAAGATTGAAGTAAATGGTGAAAATGAATCACCTTTATACACCTATCTTAAAAAGGAACAGCCTTTCAAAGGAATTACAGGTAAGGGTGCAACAAAGCTTAAACTGGTTTTGACTGCAGTTGACAGACATTACAAGGACAATGATGACATCAAATGGAACTTTACCAAATTTTTGGTTGACCGCCAGGGAAATGTCATAAGACGCTTTGAACCGACCGAAGATTTAAATGATGTAAAAGAGGCTATCAAGTCCCTTTTATAA